The Herminiimonas arsenitoxidans genome window below encodes:
- a CDS encoding phosphatase PAP2 family protein: MHIIRKFYGLLLVVFLTACATQAPLPVSTSTANAQVIAAPVQQVYLSPEQIDTTRFLGPPPDEAATKREIAYMLSLQKQRTREQAKAAAADLDQSVFRFADVMGDKFEKEFLPKTAKLFANLYKTGNGLDKQGKKKWKRVRPPLADARIHPVTKYSSSGSYPSGHATFSYLSGIVLADMVPEKSEQIFARARAFGENRVIGGVHYPSDVAAGQRLATMIAVLIQQNPAFQNDYAAARAELRAELGLP; encoded by the coding sequence ATGCACATCATCCGCAAATTCTACGGCTTACTCCTTGTTGTTTTCCTCACGGCATGTGCGACGCAGGCGCCATTGCCAGTCAGCACATCGACTGCCAATGCCCAGGTAATTGCCGCGCCGGTACAGCAGGTTTACCTCAGTCCGGAGCAGATTGATACCACGCGTTTCCTCGGACCACCGCCGGATGAGGCTGCCACCAAGCGCGAGATTGCTTATATGTTGTCATTGCAAAAGCAGCGTACGCGGGAGCAAGCCAAGGCTGCTGCGGCCGATCTGGACCAAAGCGTTTTCCGCTTTGCCGATGTGATGGGCGACAAGTTCGAAAAGGAATTTTTACCCAAGACGGCTAAATTGTTCGCGAACTTGTACAAGACCGGCAACGGTCTGGATAAACAAGGCAAGAAGAAGTGGAAGCGCGTGCGCCCGCCTTTAGCCGATGCGCGTATCCATCCAGTCACCAAATATTCTTCCAGCGGTTCTTATCCTAGTGGTCATGCCACTTTCAGTTACCTGTCCGGTATCGTCTTGGCAGATATGGTGCCGGAAAAGAGTGAGCAGATTTTTGCGCGTGCTCGTGCTTTTGGCGAGAATCGTGTCATCGGGGGCGTGCATTATCCGAGCGACGTGGCGGCAGGGCAGCGTTTAGCGACGATGATTGCTGTTTTAATCCAGCAGAATCCGGCGTTTCAAAACGACTATGCGGCAGCGCGTGCAGAATTGCGTGCCGAGCTGGGTTTGCCGTGA